One window from the genome of uncultured Tateyamaria sp. encodes:
- a CDS encoding calcium-binding protein, which produces MLWLAGLMGLMAVGAVGVIDMTSPDETQDDDTANRASSTTPTGDGTAPGSDIGGEQVGDTGGDTLTLGSDGDDVLDGTDGDDTLYGEDGDDTIAGGTGDDTLHGEDGADLIAGGGDDDDIYGHNDDDTLDGDAGDDTLHGGMGADQLSGGDGDDAVHGGLDDDTLNGGDGADTLFGGWGNDVLNGVQDDPETAVLDDTDDGDFLNGGGGDDVIVAGQDDTVTAGDGADTIVTGSWVADGPAVTIMDFSAQDDNILLVYEDEDAEPAITLRIDPENPTITHVMMNGVTVANVLDDAGITIEDIALMPLSLAQSTGMVSA; this is translated from the coding sequence ATGTTGTGGCTTGCTGGATTGATGGGACTTATGGCGGTCGGCGCGGTTGGCGTCATCGACATGACGTCACCCGATGAAACGCAGGACGACGACACCGCAAACCGCGCGTCATCGACCACGCCCACGGGGGACGGCACCGCGCCCGGCAGCGACATCGGCGGGGAACAGGTCGGCGACACTGGCGGTGACACGCTGACCCTTGGCTCTGACGGCGACGACGTGCTGGACGGAACCGACGGGGATGACACCCTGTATGGTGAAGACGGCGATGACACCATCGCGGGCGGCACCGGCGATGATACCCTGCATGGAGAAGATGGCGCAGACCTCATTGCTGGCGGCGGCGATGATGACGACATCTATGGCCACAATGACGACGACACCCTGGATGGCGATGCGGGCGACGATACACTGCATGGCGGGATGGGTGCCGACCAGCTGTCCGGGGGCGACGGTGACGACGCGGTGCATGGCGGCCTCGACGATGACACACTCAATGGCGGCGACGGTGCCGATACGCTGTTTGGCGGCTGGGGCAATGACGTTCTGAACGGTGTTCAGGATGATCCCGAGACCGCCGTTCTGGACGACACCGACGACGGCGACTTCCTGAACGGCGGCGGTGGCGACGATGTAATTGTTGCGGGCCAGGACGACACCGTGACCGCGGGCGATGGCGCCGACACGATCGTGACCGGCAGCTGGGTTGCCGATGGCCCAGCCGTGACAATCATGGATTTCAGCGCCCAGGACGACAACATCCTCCTGGTTTACGAGGATGAGGACGCAGAACCCGCAATCACACTGCGGATCGATCCAGAAAACCCGACAATCACACATGTCATGATGAACGGCGTCACGGTGGCCAACGTCTTGGATGACGCCGGTATAACGATCGAGGATATCGCGCTGATGCCGCTCAGCCTGGCGCAAAGCACCGGCATGGTGTCGGCCTGA
- the rpsO gene encoding 30S ribosomal protein S15, which translates to MSITAEDKARVMKEYGTKDGDTGSPEVQVAILSSRIATLTEHFKTHKKDNHGRRGLLKMVAQRRKLLDYLKGKDEARYTDLIKRLGLRR; encoded by the coding sequence ATGTCGATCACAGCCGAAGACAAAGCACGCGTGATGAAAGAATACGGCACCAAGGACGGCGACACCGGTTCGCCCGAAGTCCAGGTTGCCATCCTGTCGTCCCGCATCGCCACGCTGACCGAGCATTTCAAGACGCACAAGAAAGACAACCATGGCCGCCGCGGCCTGCTGAAAATGGTTGCCCAGCGCCGCAAGCTGCTCGATTACCTCAAGGGCAAGGACGAGGCGCGGTACACCGACCTCATCAAACGCCTGGGGCTGCGCCGCTAA
- a CDS encoding YafY family protein yields MRRGDRLFEIIEILRRASGPISADSIGAKLEVTKRTVYRDIAALMAQRVPIRGEAGVGYVLDPGFHMPPLMLTADEIEAAVLGAQWVGTRGEADLAQAAASLIAKIAAVVPDDARGIFVEPATSVAPVGSPPEVLSAADIRVAIRQRHKIALTYQGSTGSQTRRTIWPILIGYRDAGRIIAAWCELRHGFRYFRTDRIARAQVLPDMIPRRMDLLRSEWRAAMDAERKRHA; encoded by the coding sequence ATGCGACGCGGCGATCGCCTGTTTGAAATCATCGAAATCCTGCGGCGCGCGTCGGGGCCCATCTCTGCGGACTCCATCGGCGCAAAGCTTGAAGTGACCAAGCGCACGGTTTACCGCGACATCGCCGCGCTGATGGCCCAACGCGTGCCCATCCGCGGAGAGGCGGGCGTGGGTTACGTCCTGGACCCGGGATTTCACATGCCACCCCTGATGCTGACAGCGGACGAGATCGAGGCCGCCGTCCTGGGCGCCCAATGGGTCGGGACACGGGGCGAGGCGGACCTCGCACAGGCCGCCGCCAGCCTGATCGCCAAGATCGCCGCTGTCGTCCCGGACGATGCTCGGGGCATCTTTGTCGAACCCGCCACCAGTGTCGCACCGGTCGGCTCACCGCCAGAGGTCCTGAGCGCCGCTGACATCCGCGTTGCCATCCGCCAGCGGCACAAGATCGCGCTCACCTATCAAGGCAGCACAGGCAGCCAGACAAGGCGCACCATCTGGCCCATCCTGATCGGTTACCGCGACGCGGGTCGCATCATCGCTGCATGGTGCGAATTGCGGCACGGCTTCCGCTACTTCCGCACCGACCGCATCGCCCGGGCCCAGGTATTGCCCGACATGATCCCGCGTCGCATGGACCTGCTGCGCAGCGAATGGCGTGCCGCAATGGATGCGGAACGCAAACGCCATGCGTAA
- a CDS encoding pseudouridine synthase → MDDIYAPPNDPLDILHDDAEMLVVSKPSGLLSVPGKGAHLSDCLIARVQAVWPQALLVHRLDRDTSGVMVFGLTPHAQRFLGKQFELRAAKKTYVARVWGRMTPKTGRVDLPLIVDWPNRPKQHVDHENGKPAVTDWRVLRDTETESRVRLMPQTGRSHQLRVHMAELGHAILGDPFYAEGPARNFERLMLHSEELRIKHPDSGKMMRFRSAAPF, encoded by the coding sequence ATGGATGACATTTACGCCCCGCCAAATGATCCCCTGGACATCCTGCATGATGACGCAGAGATGTTGGTGGTGTCGAAACCCTCGGGCCTGCTGAGTGTGCCGGGCAAGGGGGCGCACCTGTCGGATTGCCTGATTGCGCGGGTGCAGGCGGTGTGGCCGCAGGCGTTGTTGGTGCATCGGTTGGACCGGGATACCAGCGGGGTGATGGTGTTTGGATTGACGCCGCATGCGCAGCGGTTCCTGGGCAAGCAATTCGAGCTGCGGGCTGCGAAAAAGACATATGTGGCAAGGGTTTGGGGGCGGATGACGCCCAAGACGGGGCGGGTTGACCTACCCCTGATCGTGGACTGGCCGAACCGCCCGAAACAGCATGTGGATCATGAGAACGGCAAGCCCGCGGTGACCGATTGGCGGGTGTTGCGCGACACCGAAACAGAGAGCCGGGTGCGGCTGATGCCGCAGACCGGGCGCAGCCATCAGTTGCGTGTGCATATGGCGGAACTGGGGCACGCGATATTGGGCGATCCGTTTTATGCAGAGGGGCCTGCGCGGAACTTTGAGCGTTTGATGCTGCATTCAGAAGAGCTGCGGATCAAGCATCCGGACAGTGGCAAAATGATGCGGTTTCGGAGTGCCGCGCCATTTTGA
- the pnp gene encoding polyribonucleotide nucleotidyltransferase translates to MFNETKKSMQWGEETLTLETGKVARQADGSVIATLGETSVMANVTFAKKPKPGQDFFPLTVHYQEKYYAAGKIPGGFFKREARPTEKETLTARLIDRPIRPLFVSGFKHEVLVMCTVLSHDLVNDPDIVAMIAASAALTISGAPFMGPIAGCRVGYEDGEYILNPTVDDMQDLRLNPDQRLDLVVAGTKDAVMMVESEAYELSEAEMLGAVNFAHQQIQPVIDLIIALAEDAAKEPFDFQAPDYSELSAAVKAAGEEQMRAAFAISDKQERTNAVSDARAAILEALTEEQQEDPNLGSAMKGLEASILRGDVVKTGTRIDGRKTDEIRDIVCQTGLLPRTHGSALFTRGETQGLVVTTLGTGDDEQFIDALHGNFKSNFLLHYNFPPYSVGEAGRVGPPGRREIGHGKLAWRALQAVLPASTDFPYTVRLVSEITESNGSSSMASVCGGSLSMMDAGVPLKSAVAGVAMGLILEEDGSYAILSDILGDEDHLGDMDFKVAGTENGITSLQMDIKIAGITPEIMEKALAQAKDGRMHILGEMGKAITGAQEFSVHAPRIETMQVPTDKIREVIGSGGKVIREIVEVSGAKVDINDDGIIKIASPNGEAIKKAYDMIHSIVAEPEEGAVYTGTVVKIVDFGAFVNFFGKRDGLVHVSQIENRRLNHPSDVLKEGQEVKVKLLGFDDRGKVRLSMKVVDQETGEEVKKEEAAEE, encoded by the coding sequence ATGTTCAACGAGACGAAAAAATCCATGCAGTGGGGCGAAGAAACGCTTACACTCGAAACCGGCAAAGTCGCCCGTCAAGCCGACGGTTCCGTGATTGCCACGCTGGGCGAAACCAGCGTCATGGCCAACGTGACCTTCGCGAAAAAGCCAAAACCGGGCCAGGACTTCTTTCCCCTGACCGTCCACTACCAGGAAAAATACTATGCCGCGGGCAAGATCCCCGGCGGTTTCTTCAAGCGTGAGGCACGCCCCACCGAGAAGGAAACCCTGACCGCCCGCCTGATCGACCGTCCGATCCGGCCCTTGTTTGTCTCCGGCTTCAAGCACGAAGTGCTGGTGATGTGCACCGTGCTCAGCCACGATCTGGTCAACGACCCCGACATCGTCGCGATGATCGCGGCCTCGGCTGCCCTGACCATCTCGGGCGCACCGTTCATGGGCCCCATCGCGGGCTGCCGCGTGGGTTACGAGGATGGCGAATACATCCTGAACCCCACCGTCGACGACATGCAGGACCTGCGCCTGAACCCCGACCAGCGCCTTGATCTGGTTGTCGCGGGCACCAAAGACGCCGTGATGATGGTGGAATCCGAAGCCTACGAGCTGTCGGAAGCGGAAATGCTGGGTGCGGTCAACTTCGCACACCAGCAAATCCAGCCTGTGATCGACCTGATCATCGCACTGGCCGAAGACGCCGCGAAAGAGCCCTTCGACTTCCAGGCCCCCGACTATTCGGAGCTGTCCGCCGCCGTCAAAGCAGCAGGCGAAGAGCAGATGCGCGCCGCGTTCGCAATCAGCGACAAGCAGGAACGCACCAATGCCGTGTCCGACGCCCGCGCCGCGATCCTTGAGGCTCTGACAGAAGAGCAGCAGGAAGACCCGAACCTCGGCTCCGCGATGAAGGGTCTTGAGGCGTCCATCCTGCGCGGTGACGTGGTCAAAACCGGGACCCGGATCGACGGTCGTAAAACCGACGAAATCCGTGACATCGTCTGTCAGACGGGTCTGCTGCCCCGCACGCACGGCTCTGCCCTGTTCACCCGTGGTGAGACTCAAGGTCTGGTTGTCACCACACTGGGCACCGGCGATGACGAACAGTTCATCGACGCGCTGCATGGCAACTTCAAATCCAACTTCCTGCTGCACTACAACTTCCCGCCCTACTCGGTCGGCGAAGCGGGTCGCGTGGGCCCTCCCGGCCGCCGCGAGATCGGTCACGGCAAATTGGCATGGCGCGCATTGCAAGCTGTCCTGCCTGCCAGCACCGACTTCCCCTACACCGTGCGTCTGGTGTCGGAAATCACCGAATCCAACGGCTCCTCCTCCATGGCGTCCGTCTGTGGCGGTTCGCTGTCGATGATGGACGCGGGTGTGCCGCTGAAATCGGCTGTGGCCGGTGTGGCCATGGGCCTGATCCTCGAAGAGGACGGCAGCTACGCCATCCTGTCCGACATCCTCGGTGACGAAGACCACCTGGGCGACATGGACTTCAAAGTGGCAGGCACCGAAAACGGCATCACCTCGCTGCAGATGGACATCAAGATCGCAGGCATCACGCCCGAGATCATGGAAAAAGCCCTCGCACAGGCCAAGGACGGCCGGATGCACATCCTGGGCGAGATGGGCAAAGCCATCACCGGCGCGCAGGAATTCTCGGTCCACGCACCGCGCATCGAAACCATGCAGGTGCCCACCGACAAGATCCGCGAAGTGATCGGCTCGGGCGGTAAAGTGATCCGCGAAATTGTCGAAGTGTCGGGCGCCAAGGTCGACATCAACGACGACGGCATCATCAAGATCGCGTCGCCCAACGGCGAAGCCATCAAGAAGGCCTACGACATGATCCACTCGATCGTGGCCGAACCGGAAGAGGGTGCGGTCTATACCGGCACCGTCGTGAAGATCGTCGATTTCGGCGCGTTCGTGAACTTCTTCGGCAAGCGCGACGGCCTCGTGCACGTCAGCCAGATCGAAAACCGCCGCCTGAACCACCCCTCGGACGTCCTGAAGGAAGGCCAAGAGGTCAAGGTCAAGCTCTTGGGCTTCGATGATCGTGGCAAGGTGCGCCTGTCGATGAAAGTTGTCGATCAGGAAACCGGCGAAGAAGTTAAAAAAGAAGAAGCGGCAGAAGAGTAA
- a CDS encoding PHB depolymerase family esterase: MLRALLLLCFALICTGPALACGPETQCRIGDRHYYIAFPPGYDSTTPIPAALFAHGLQGSALGIIRNPRLLAVAAEQNVALIAVKSKTDDWSIPGSPEERADRGTEELAYIDAVLADATRRFNIDPKRIVMSGASVGGMFTWYLACTRSDVFAAFVPMSGTFWDPLPRRCDKPVANIMHFHGDNDRTVPLQGRVARGKQQGSVTDAFALYSRHGRFQEPRQTRIGDMTCNIAQNRSGKLLSFCLYPGRHAFRSGNLGIALRMLKDAGHL; the protein is encoded by the coding sequence ATGCTCCGCGCCCTCCTGCTTCTTTGCTTTGCCCTCATCTGCACAGGCCCCGCCCTGGCGTGCGGCCCCGAAACGCAATGCCGCATCGGCGACCGGCACTATTACATCGCGTTCCCGCCGGGTTATGACAGCACCACGCCGATCCCGGCCGCGCTCTTCGCGCACGGGCTACAAGGCTCCGCTCTCGGCATCATCCGCAACCCACGCCTTCTGGCGGTCGCGGCAGAGCAGAACGTCGCTCTGATCGCCGTCAAATCCAAAACAGACGACTGGTCAATCCCGGGAAGCCCCGAAGAGCGCGCTGACCGCGGGACAGAGGAACTGGCCTATATCGACGCGGTGCTGGCCGATGCCACCAGGCGTTTCAACATTGATCCCAAACGCATCGTGATGTCGGGCGCATCCGTCGGCGGTATGTTCACATGGTACCTTGCCTGCACGCGCTCGGATGTCTTTGCCGCCTTTGTGCCAATGTCTGGCACGTTCTGGGATCCGCTTCCACGCAGATGCGACAAACCGGTCGCGAACATCATGCACTTCCACGGTGACAATGACCGCACCGTGCCCCTGCAGGGCCGCGTCGCCCGTGGCAAGCAGCAAGGCAGTGTGACGGACGCCTTCGCGCTCTACTCCAGGCACGGGCGTTTCCAGGAACCGCGCCAAACCCGGATCGGCGACATGACCTGCAACATCGCACAAAACCGGTCCGGCAAGCTGCTCAGCTTCTGTCTCTACCCCGGCAGGCACGCGTTCCGCTCGGGCAATCTCGGCATCGCCTTGCGCATGCTCAAGGACGCAGGCCACCTCTGA
- a CDS encoding alpha/beta fold hydrolase — protein sequence MKYLAALLLALPTAVLAQCGPDAPCEIDGGSYHMIDTDDGREGKPALVFFHGHNATGQMIFRGGIKSDFADAGYVVIAPNGTPIEGRQTRRWAGRDGSGRDDVGFVLDVIEDAKSKASIDPDRIYVAGFSAGGSMAWLMACKEAEHFAGYASISGALREPNDTTDCPGAPVNFLQIHGFADNQVPFEGRAIRDWHQGSLWDSLALARAANQCRTHPDTINIGDRFRCRDWNASCSEGAIKFCEHDGGHGMPRGWTTLARDWFEGS from the coding sequence ATGAAATACTTAGCCGCACTTCTCTTGGCCCTCCCGACGGCTGTCCTTGCGCAATGCGGACCCGATGCGCCCTGTGAAATCGACGGCGGCAGCTACCACATGATCGACACCGATGACGGCAGGGAAGGCAAACCGGCGCTCGTCTTTTTCCACGGTCACAACGCTACGGGTCAGATGATTTTCCGGGGCGGCATCAAGTCTGATTTCGCCGACGCGGGCTATGTCGTCATAGCCCCCAACGGCACACCCATCGAGGGCCGCCAAACGCGCCGATGGGCCGGGCGTGACGGCAGCGGTCGGGATGATGTGGGCTTTGTTCTGGACGTGATCGAGGACGCAAAGTCCAAGGCGTCCATCGACCCCGATCGCATCTATGTCGCAGGTTTTTCCGCAGGTGGGTCAATGGCTTGGCTCATGGCCTGCAAAGAGGCGGAGCACTTCGCGGGCTACGCTTCGATCTCTGGCGCACTGCGCGAACCAAACGATACGACCGACTGCCCCGGGGCACCGGTCAACTTCCTGCAAATCCACGGGTTTGCCGACAACCAGGTCCCGTTCGAAGGCCGCGCGATCCGCGACTGGCACCAAGGCAGCCTCTGGGACAGCCTTGCCCTTGCCCGTGCCGCAAACCAGTGCCGCACGCATCCCGACACCATCAACATCGGCGACCGCTTTCGCTGCCGCGACTGGAACGCAAGCTGTTCAGAAGGCGCGATAAAATTCTGCGAACACGACGGCGGCCATGGGATGCCACGTGGCTGGACCACGCTTGCCCGTGACTGGTTTGAAGGATCCTAA
- a CDS encoding aldehyde dehydrogenase family protein, with amino-acid sequence MLEKRNFYINGEWVAPQDGTDHHVIDPSTEEPAAVISLGGTADAEAAIAAARAAFPAWMATPVEDRIALVEKLIDIYNARAEDLAQAMSAEMGAPLDMARSQQVGAGTWHLKNFVRAARAFDFNRPLSDRAPNDRIIYEAVGVAALITPWNWPMNQVTLKVGAAAIAGCTMILKPSEESPLNAMIFAEMMHEAGFPPGVFNLINGDGPGVGTVLSGHPDVDMVSFTGSSRAGRLISKNAADTLKRVHLELGGKGANVIFDDADEKAVKRGVLHMMNNTGQSCNAPSRMLVQRGKYDAAVEEAAAVAAKVTVGPASGEGRHIGPVVNAVQWTKIQDLIQKGIDEGARLVAGGTGRPDGFNKGYYVRPTVFADVTNDMTIAREEIFGPVLSIIPFDTEEDAVQIANDTPYGLTNYVQTQDGARLNRMAQALRSGMVEMNGTSRAAGSPFGGMKQSGNGREGGIWGIEDFLEVKAVSGWAAE; translated from the coding sequence ATGCTCGAAAAACGCAACTTCTACATCAACGGCGAATGGGTCGCCCCGCAGGACGGCACCGACCACCATGTCATCGACCCCTCGACAGAAGAGCCGGCAGCCGTCATCTCGCTCGGCGGCACAGCGGATGCCGAAGCCGCCATTGCAGCCGCCAGGGCGGCCTTCCCCGCCTGGATGGCCACCCCGGTCGAGGACCGTATCGCCCTCGTTGAAAAGCTGATCGACATCTACAATGCGCGGGCCGAGGACCTTGCCCAGGCCATGTCTGCCGAAATGGGCGCGCCGCTCGACATGGCACGCAGCCAGCAAGTGGGCGCAGGCACCTGGCACCTCAAGAACTTCGTCCGCGCCGCCCGCGCATTCGACTTCAACCGCCCGCTCAGCGACCGCGCTCCGAACGACCGGATCATCTACGAAGCCGTTGGCGTCGCGGCCCTGATCACCCCGTGGAACTGGCCCATGAACCAGGTCACGCTCAAGGTGGGCGCGGCCGCCATCGCAGGCTGCACCATGATCCTGAAACCCTCCGAGGAATCACCCCTCAACGCCATGATCTTTGCCGAGATGATGCACGAGGCGGGGTTCCCCCCCGGCGTCTTCAACCTGATCAACGGCGATGGCCCCGGCGTGGGTACGGTCCTGTCGGGCCACCCGGACGTGGACATGGTCAGCTTCACGGGCTCGTCCCGCGCCGGGCGGCTCATCTCGAAAAACGCCGCTGACACGCTGAAACGCGTGCATCTCGAACTGGGGGGCAAGGGGGCCAACGTGATCTTCGATGATGCGGATGAAAAGGCGGTCAAACGCGGCGTCCTGCACATGATGAACAACACCGGCCAATCCTGCAACGCGCCGTCGCGCATGCTCGTGCAGCGCGGCAAATACGACGCCGCCGTGGAAGAGGCCGCCGCCGTCGCCGCCAAGGTCACGGTTGGCCCCGCGTCGGGCGAAGGCCGCCATATCGGCCCCGTCGTGAACGCGGTCCAGTGGACCAAGATCCAGGACCTGATCCAGAAGGGCATCGATGAAGGGGCCAGGCTGGTCGCGGGCGGCACAGGCCGCCCCGACGGTTTCAACAAGGGCTACTACGTGCGCCCCACGGTCTTTGCCGATGTCACCAACGACATGACAATCGCCCGCGAGGAAATCTTTGGCCCCGTCCTGTCGATCATTCCCTTCGACACCGAAGAGGACGCCGTGCAAATCGCCAATGACACCCCCTACGGCCTCACGAACTACGTCCAGACGCAGGACGGCGCGCGTCTCAACCGCATGGCGCAGGCGCTCCGCTCCGGCATGGTCGAAATGAACGGGACGTCCCGCGCCGCGGGATCGCCCTTCGGCGGCATGAAACAATCCGGCAACGGACGCGAGGGTGGCATCTGGGGTATCGAAGACTTCCTCGAAGTCAAAGCCGTCTCGGGGTGGGCGGCCGAATAG
- a CDS encoding DUF1643 domain-containing protein, which translates to MIVRTHTKGDAPSTAVYSECESYRYSLTRIWDETGRRVNFVMLNPSTATEVQNDPTVERCERRARALGYGSFAVTNIFAWRDTDPKAMRAAADPIGPANDDAIAERAQWAQDVIAAWGTHGAHLDRGADVATLLHNANRPLFHLGLSKAGHPKHPLYLPYTQQPEPWTSSPIFNRH; encoded by the coding sequence ATGATCGTTCGAACACACACCAAGGGCGACGCGCCCTCGACCGCTGTATATTCAGAGTGCGAAAGCTATCGGTACAGCCTGACGCGCATCTGGGACGAGACGGGGCGGCGTGTGAACTTTGTGATGCTGAACCCTTCGACGGCAACCGAAGTGCAAAACGACCCGACGGTAGAGCGCTGTGAAAGGCGGGCCCGGGCGCTGGGATATGGCAGCTTTGCAGTGACCAATATCTTTGCCTGGCGCGATACCGACCCAAAGGCGATGCGGGCCGCGGCCGATCCCATCGGCCCCGCAAATGACGACGCCATTGCAGAGCGGGCGCAATGGGCGCAGGACGTGATCGCGGCGTGGGGGACGCATGGGGCGCACCTGGACCGCGGCGCCGACGTGGCAACGCTTCTTCACAACGCGAACAGACCGCTGTTCCACCTTGGCTTGTCCAAGGCCGGCCACCCGAAACATCCACTGTATCTGCCATACACCCAGCAGCCGGAGCCGTGGACATCGTCGCCCATCTTTAACAGGCATTAA
- a CDS encoding glycosyltransferase family 1 protein codes for MTKIAYDLSEVFSQSTGKDQFYGIARVVAEIAYGLFRSEHDVTFVLYSPGHAKFFEIVPTWDEKSYAGINLNVPTSAKPMKFRNIYKRGNLLRDLLSPAIGAVIRFKNRERWRKSGIELKEVKLDGYSFFSAGRPKLIIDMVHTIRTRGWNTKSYVLLHDFFPFHDVDERHQSRFAASFHHDNSFLIPRTDVIVPNSYFTANDLEHFAGNGTLPKPKDVKVLQLAQHSIHSGEHEEIFLPDRPYFMCVGTLLGRKNLDIVLDAMMHLHETGREVPLLILAGQKRSSVVRHLDKPELEKIRKQIRFVVHPNQTDLNRLYQNAIATIIPSKMEGWGLPAGEALHLGCPVISSTADALVECCGDLGVFFDPDDKEQLADLMEKFATDQEYRDSVRDKIVAGKDSLRSWDTVAAELIEIMEA; via the coding sequence ATGACCAAGATTGCCTACGACCTCTCCGAAGTTTTTTCGCAATCCACCGGTAAGGACCAGTTTTACGGCATCGCGCGTGTGGTTGCCGAAATCGCCTATGGCCTGTTTCGGTCCGAACATGATGTGACCTTTGTTCTGTATTCCCCCGGGCACGCGAAATTTTTCGAGATCGTGCCGACCTGGGACGAAAAATCCTATGCCGGCATCAACCTGAATGTACCGACATCCGCCAAGCCGATGAAATTCCGGAACATCTACAAACGGGGCAACCTGCTGCGCGATCTGCTGTCCCCGGCCATCGGTGCCGTCATCCGTTTCAAGAACCGCGAACGGTGGCGCAAATCCGGGATCGAGCTGAAGGAAGTCAAACTGGACGGTTACAGTTTCTTTTCCGCCGGTCGCCCCAAACTGATCATCGACATGGTCCACACCATCCGCACCCGGGGCTGGAATACCAAAAGCTATGTGCTGCTGCACGACTTCTTTCCGTTTCACGACGTCGACGAACGGCACCAGTCCCGCTTTGCGGCCAGCTTTCACCATGACAACAGCTTCCTGATCCCGCGCACCGACGTGATCGTGCCCAACTCCTACTTCACCGCAAATGACCTTGAACATTTCGCGGGCAACGGGACGTTGCCAAAGCCAAAGGACGTCAAGGTCCTGCAACTGGCCCAGCACAGCATCCACAGCGGCGAACACGAGGAAATCTTCCTGCCGGACCGCCCGTATTTCATGTGTGTGGGCACGCTTTTGGGCCGCAAGAACCTCGACATCGTGTTGGACGCCATGATGCATCTGCACGAGACCGGCCGAGAGGTTCCATTGCTGATCCTGGCAGGTCAAAAGCGGTCCAGCGTTGTGCGGCACCTCGACAAACCCGAATTGGAAAAGATCCGCAAACAGATCCGGTTTGTCGTGCACCCGAACCAGACGGACCTGAACCGCCTGTATCAGAACGCCATCGCCACCATCATTCCCAGCAAGATGGAAGGCTGGGGCCTGCCCGCGGGCGAGGCCCTGCACCTTGGGTGCCCGGTCATCAGCTCGACGGCGGATGCGCTGGTTGAATGTTGCGGTGATCTGGGCGTGTTCTTTGATCCTGATGACAAGGAACAGCTGGCCGACCTGATGGAAAAGTTTGCAACCGATCAGGAGTACCGGGATTCGGTGCGCGACAAGATCGTTGCGGGCAAAGACAGCTTGCGCAGCTGGGACACCGTCGCGGCTGAACTTATAGAGATCATGGAGGCGTAA
- a CDS encoding GFA family protein — MCGAVRFVIKGPPKVMGTCHCSRCRKLGTSTTVFVERDQFTLEAGQDRIETVVPDAPFTYRRSFCRCCGTSLGEPLSPDASFPINAQCLDDDPAVRNAFHEHEVDRPVWAGG, encoded by the coding sequence ATGTGCGGCGCCGTACGGTTCGTGATCAAGGGGCCACCAAAGGTGATGGGAACATGCCATTGTTCGCGCTGCCGCAAGTTGGGCACATCCACCACCGTGTTCGTGGAGCGGGATCAGTTCACGCTGGAGGCGGGACAGGACCGGATCGAGACGGTCGTGCCGGACGCGCCGTTCACGTATCGCCGGTCGTTCTGCCGCTGCTGTGGAACGTCATTGGGGGAGCCTTTGTCGCCCGACGCGTCCTTTCCGATCAATGCGCAGTGCCTGGATGACGATCCGGCGGTGCGCAACGCGTTTCACGAGCATGAGGTGGACCGCCCGGTCTGGGCGGGCGGGTGA
- a CDS encoding peroxiredoxin, whose product MGLRINDTIPDLTVETDHGTLSLHEWIGDSWAILFSHPKDFTPVCTTEFGAVAQLADEWEKRGTKVIGVSVDGVEDHKKWKGDIEKVAGAKAGFPIIADDGLAVSKAFDMLPAEAYLPDGRTPADSATVRSVFIIGPDKQLKLSMTYPMTVGRNFAEVVRALDGLQMSAKGVATPANWMPGEDVIIPPTVSNEDAKAKFGEFETVLPYLRKTKAPE is encoded by the coding sequence ATGGGTTTGCGCATCAACGACACGATCCCGGATTTGACGGTTGAAACGGACCACGGCACGCTTTCCTTGCATGAATGGATTGGCGACAGCTGGGCCATCCTGTTTTCGCACCCAAAGGACTTTACGCCGGTGTGCACGACCGAATTCGGCGCTGTGGCCCAGTTGGCGGACGAGTGGGAAAAGCGCGGCACCAAGGTGATTGGCGTGTCCGTGGACGGGGTTGAGGACCACAAGAAATGGAAGGGTGATATCGAGAAAGTCGCCGGAGCCAAGGCCGGGTTTCCGATCATTGCCGATGATGGGCTGGCGGTGTCCAAGGCGTTCGACATGCTGCCTGCCGAAGCGTATCTGCCCGATGGCCGGACGCCTGCGGACAGTGCAACCGTGCGGTCGGTGTTCATCATCGGGCCCGACAAGCAGTTGAAACTGTCGATGACCTATCCGATGACGGTGGGCCGGAACTTTGCCGAGGTGGTGCGGGCGCTGGACGGGTTGCAGATGTCCGCGAAGGGCGTGGCGACGCCAGCGAACTGGATGCCGGGCGAGGATGTGATCATTCCGCCAACCGTGTCGAATGAGGACGCCAAGGCGAAGTTCGGTGAGTTCGAGACCGTGTTGCCGTATCTGCGCAAGACAAAGGCGCCGGAGTGA